A portion of the Betta splendens chromosome 2, fBetSpl5.4, whole genome shotgun sequence genome contains these proteins:
- the LOC114844681 gene encoding zinc-binding protein A33-like: protein MAFCSAKEDLTCPICFDIFKNPVLLSCSHSVCKDCLQTWWAEQLIHSCPLCKRRSSRDDPPSNLVLKNLCEAFLQELSAEQKSSVQCEDLCVLHSEKLRLFCLDHQQAVCVVCRDSKAHENHRFRPIHEAAKENRGTLTKAIKSLKKKLEKYNKVKFSWDQTAEHIKARAQHTEKLIRGEFKKLQNFLRKEEETRITALRMEEARKSQVMKEKITTLSKDIVALSEKIKAAEKELKSEDTTFLQNYKAVVERVHWRPLLEDPQLESDALIDVAKHVGNLGFNIWEKMKEEVSYSPVILDPNTAQLNLEVSVNLTSVRFTETEMQLPRNPERHECHISVLGSTGFNSGAHSWEVKVRNDADWSVGVMEESVQRKGGILSRYWEIWFKDGEYKAYAPSYTDKVLSVRSHIRKIKAHLDWNKGRLSFTDADTKTNLYTFSHTFTERMFPFVHTKNKKPLKIVPGKVTLQLDM, encoded by the coding sequence ATGGCTTTTTGTTCAGCAAAAGAAGATCTGACTTGTCCCATCTGTTTTGACATCTTCAAAAATCCAGTGTTGCTGTCCTGTAGCCACAGCGTCTGTAAAGACTGTCTGCAGACCTGGTGGGCAGAGCAACTTATTCATTCCTGTCCGTTGTGTAAAAGGAGGTCCTCCAGAGACGACCCCCCGAGTAACTTGGTACTGAAGAACCTGTGTGAAGCCTTTTTACAGGAACTTTCTGCAGAACAGAAATCCTCCGTCCAGTGTGAGGATCTGTGCGTTCTGCACTCTGAGAAGCTCAGGCTCTTCTGTCTGGACCATCAGCAGGCGGTTTGTGTCGTCTGTCGAGATTCGAAAGCCCATGAAAACCATAGATTCAGACCTATTCATGAAGCAGCAAAGGAGAACAGGGGAACGCTCACAAAGGCAATAAAGTCTTTAAAGAAAAAACTGGAGAAGTATAATAAAGTAAAGTTTAGCTGGGATCAAACGGCCGAACACATCAAGGCCCGGGCTCAACACACAGAAAAGCTGATTAGGGGTGAATTTAAGAAGCTTCAGAATTTTCTacgaaaagaagaagaaaccaggaTCACAGCcctgaggatggaggaggcgaGGAAGAGTCAGGTGATGAAGGAGAAAATCACCACTCTGAGTAAAGACATAGTAGCTTTGTCAGAGAAAATCAAAGCGGCAGAGAAGGAACTGAAATCTGAAGACACCACATTCCTGCAAAACTACAAGGCTGTAGTGGAGAGAGTCCACTGGCGTCCTCTGCTGGAGGATCCacagctggagtcagacgctCTGATAGATGTGGCAAAACACGTGGGCAACCTGGGTTTTAACATCTGGGAAAAAATGAAGGAGGAGGTTTCTTACAGTCCTGTGAttctggatccaaacacagctCAACTAAACCTTGAGGTTTCTGTCAATCTGACTAGTGTGAGATTTACAGAAACGGAGATGCAGCTTCCCAGAAACCCAGAAAGACATGAGTGCCACATCTCTGTCCTTGGATCTACAGGTTTTAACTCCGGGGCTCACAGCTGGGAGGTTAAAGTCAGAAACGATGCTGATTGGTCAGTGGGTGTGATGGAAGAGTCTGtgcagaggaagggaggaatTCTGTCTAGATACTGGGAAATATGGTTCAAAGATGGTGAATACAAAGCCTACGCTCCGTCATATACGGACAAAGTTCTGTCAGTTAGGTCTCATATCCGAAAGATCAAAGCACATCTGGACTGGAACAAAGGAAGACTGTCattcactgatgcagatacaaaaacaaacctatACACTTTCTCACACACTTTCACTGAGAGGATGTTTCCCTTTGTACACACGAAAAATAAAAAGCCACTGAAGATTGTACCTGGTAAAGTAACACTGCAGTTAGACATGTAG